A window of Hyperolius riggenbachi isolate aHypRig1 chromosome 1, aHypRig1.pri, whole genome shotgun sequence contains these coding sequences:
- the SEPTIN5 gene encoding septin-5 isoform X3 yields MDAIIIQELLAERLLSPRTLTQRTYPMKLKDQEKQYVGFATLPNQVHRKSVKKGFDFTLMVAGESGLGKSTLVNSLFLTDLYKDRKLLNAEERISQTVEILKHTVDIEEKGVKLKLTIVDTPGFGDAVNNTECWKPITDYVDQQFEQYFRDESGLNRKNIQDNRVHCCLYFISPFGHGLRPVDVAFMKALHEKVNIVPLIAKADCLVPSEIRKLKDRVREEIEKFGIKVYQFPECDSDEDDEFKQQDKELKESAPFAVIGSNTVVEAKGQRVRGRLYPWGIVEVENQAHCDFVKLRNMLIRTHMHDLKDVTCDVHYENYRAQCIQQMTRQEETQNTAESKLTQDNRIESPIPILPLPTPDAETEKLIKMKDEELRRMQEMLQKMQQQIQEQ; encoded by the exons ATGGATGCCATCATAATTCAGGAACTTCTGGCCGAGAGATTATTGTCTCCTAGAACTCTGACACAGAGAACCTATCCTATGAAGCTGAAG GACCAAGAAAAACAATATGTTGGGTTTGCAACGTTACCCAACCAAGTGCATCGGAAATCTGTGAAGAAAGGATTTGACTTCACCCTCATGGTTGCAG GAGAGTCGGGCCTAGGAAAGTCCACCCTGGTAAACAGCCTTTTTCTGACAGATCTCTACAAGGACAGAAAGTTGTTAAACGCAGAAG AACGGATCAGTCAGACAGTGGAGATTTTAAAGCACACGGTGGACATAGAGGAGAAGGGAGTGAAGCTGAAGCTGACTATAGTGGACACGCCAGGCTTTGGAGATGCTGTGAATAACACAGAATG CTGGAAGCCCATTACTGACTATGTAGACCAGCAGTTTGAGCAGTATTTCCGGGATGAGAGCGGACTGAACCGGAAAAACATTCAGGATAACAGAGTACACTGCTGCTTGTACTTCATCTCACCATTTGGGCACGG GCTGCGGCCGGTGGATGTGGCATTTATGAAAGCTCTGCATGAGAAGGTTAACATAGTTCCTTTGATTGCGAAGGCTGACTGCTTGGTACCAAGCGAAATTCGCAAGCTGAAAGATCGG GTCAGAGAGGAAATTGAAAAGTTTGGAATAAAAGTTTATCAGTTTCCAGAATGTGACTCAGATGAAGACGATGAGTTTAAACAGCAGGACAAGGAACTGAAG GAGAGTGCACCTTTTGCTGTAATTGGCAGCAATACAGTGGTAGAGGCCAAAGGTCAGAGGGTACGAGGTCGTCTCTATCCATGGGGCATTGTGGAAG TGGAGAACCAGGCACATTGTGACTTTGTGAAGCTGCGAAACATGCTGATCCGGACACACATGCATGATCTTAAGGATGTAACGTGCGATGTGCATTATGAGAACTACAGGGCACAGTGTATACAGCAGATGACGAG GCAAGAAGAAACTCAGAACACAGCAGAAAG TAAACTGACTCAGGATAACAGGATAGAGAGCCCAATTCCCATTCTTCCTCTGCCAACGCCTGATGCTGAAACAGAGAAACTCATCAAAATGAAAGATGAAGAG CTGCGGAGAATGCAGGAAATGTTGCAGAAAATGCAGCAGCAGATACAAGAACAATGA
- the SEPTIN5 gene encoding septin-5 isoform X4, translating into MDAIIIQELLAERLLSPRTLTQRTYPMKLKDQEKQYVGFATLPNQVHRKSVKKGFDFTLMVAGESGLGKSTLVNSLFLTDLYKDRKLLNAEERISQTVEILKHTVDIEEKGVKLKLTIVDTPGFGDAVNNTECWKPITDYVDQQFEQYFRDESGLNRKNIQDNRVHCCLYFISPFGHGLRPVDVAFMKALHEKVNIVPLIAKADCLVPSEIRKLKDRVREEIEKFGIKVYQFPECDSDEDDEFKQQDKELKESAPFAVIGSNTVVEAKGQRVRGRLYPWGIVEVENQAHCDFVKLRNMLIRTHMHDLKDVTCDVHYENYRAQCIQQMTSKLTQDNRIESPIPILPLPTPDAETEKLIKMKDEELRRMQEMLQKMQQQIQEQ; encoded by the exons ATGGATGCCATCATAATTCAGGAACTTCTGGCCGAGAGATTATTGTCTCCTAGAACTCTGACACAGAGAACCTATCCTATGAAGCTGAAG GACCAAGAAAAACAATATGTTGGGTTTGCAACGTTACCCAACCAAGTGCATCGGAAATCTGTGAAGAAAGGATTTGACTTCACCCTCATGGTTGCAG GAGAGTCGGGCCTAGGAAAGTCCACCCTGGTAAACAGCCTTTTTCTGACAGATCTCTACAAGGACAGAAAGTTGTTAAACGCAGAAG AACGGATCAGTCAGACAGTGGAGATTTTAAAGCACACGGTGGACATAGAGGAGAAGGGAGTGAAGCTGAAGCTGACTATAGTGGACACGCCAGGCTTTGGAGATGCTGTGAATAACACAGAATG CTGGAAGCCCATTACTGACTATGTAGACCAGCAGTTTGAGCAGTATTTCCGGGATGAGAGCGGACTGAACCGGAAAAACATTCAGGATAACAGAGTACACTGCTGCTTGTACTTCATCTCACCATTTGGGCACGG GCTGCGGCCGGTGGATGTGGCATTTATGAAAGCTCTGCATGAGAAGGTTAACATAGTTCCTTTGATTGCGAAGGCTGACTGCTTGGTACCAAGCGAAATTCGCAAGCTGAAAGATCGG GTCAGAGAGGAAATTGAAAAGTTTGGAATAAAAGTTTATCAGTTTCCAGAATGTGACTCAGATGAAGACGATGAGTTTAAACAGCAGGACAAGGAACTGAAG GAGAGTGCACCTTTTGCTGTAATTGGCAGCAATACAGTGGTAGAGGCCAAAGGTCAGAGGGTACGAGGTCGTCTCTATCCATGGGGCATTGTGGAAG TGGAGAACCAGGCACATTGTGACTTTGTGAAGCTGCGAAACATGCTGATCCGGACACACATGCATGATCTTAAGGATGTAACGTGCGATGTGCATTATGAGAACTACAGGGCACAGTGTATACAGCAGATGACGAG TAAACTGACTCAGGATAACAGGATAGAGAGCCCAATTCCCATTCTTCCTCTGCCAACGCCTGATGCTGAAACAGAGAAACTCATCAAAATGAAAGATGAAGAG CTGCGGAGAATGCAGGAAATGTTGCAGAAAATGCAGCAGCAGATACAAGAACAATGA
- the SEPTIN5 gene encoding septin-5 isoform X5: protein MSTSIRYKSKLLKTDEKEDQEKQYVGFATLPNQVHRKSVKKGFDFTLMVAGESGLGKSTLVNSLFLTDLYKDRKLLNAEERISQTVEILKHTVDIEEKGVKLKLTIVDTPGFGDAVNNTECWKPITDYVDQQFEQYFRDESGLNRKNIQDNRVHCCLYFISPFGHGLRPVDVAFMKALHEKVNIVPLIAKADCLVPSEIRKLKDRVREEIEKFGIKVYQFPECDSDEDDEFKQQDKELKESAPFAVIGSNTVVEAKGQRVRGRLYPWGIVEVENQAHCDFVKLRNMLIRTHMHDLKDVTCDVHYENYRAQCIQQMTRQEETQNTAESKLTQDNRIESPIPILPLPTPDAETEKLIKMKDEELRRMQEMLQKMQQQIQEQ, encoded by the exons GACCAAGAAAAACAATATGTTGGGTTTGCAACGTTACCCAACCAAGTGCATCGGAAATCTGTGAAGAAAGGATTTGACTTCACCCTCATGGTTGCAG GAGAGTCGGGCCTAGGAAAGTCCACCCTGGTAAACAGCCTTTTTCTGACAGATCTCTACAAGGACAGAAAGTTGTTAAACGCAGAAG AACGGATCAGTCAGACAGTGGAGATTTTAAAGCACACGGTGGACATAGAGGAGAAGGGAGTGAAGCTGAAGCTGACTATAGTGGACACGCCAGGCTTTGGAGATGCTGTGAATAACACAGAATG CTGGAAGCCCATTACTGACTATGTAGACCAGCAGTTTGAGCAGTATTTCCGGGATGAGAGCGGACTGAACCGGAAAAACATTCAGGATAACAGAGTACACTGCTGCTTGTACTTCATCTCACCATTTGGGCACGG GCTGCGGCCGGTGGATGTGGCATTTATGAAAGCTCTGCATGAGAAGGTTAACATAGTTCCTTTGATTGCGAAGGCTGACTGCTTGGTACCAAGCGAAATTCGCAAGCTGAAAGATCGG GTCAGAGAGGAAATTGAAAAGTTTGGAATAAAAGTTTATCAGTTTCCAGAATGTGACTCAGATGAAGACGATGAGTTTAAACAGCAGGACAAGGAACTGAAG GAGAGTGCACCTTTTGCTGTAATTGGCAGCAATACAGTGGTAGAGGCCAAAGGTCAGAGGGTACGAGGTCGTCTCTATCCATGGGGCATTGTGGAAG TGGAGAACCAGGCACATTGTGACTTTGTGAAGCTGCGAAACATGCTGATCCGGACACACATGCATGATCTTAAGGATGTAACGTGCGATGTGCATTATGAGAACTACAGGGCACAGTGTATACAGCAGATGACGAG GCAAGAAGAAACTCAGAACACAGCAGAAAG TAAACTGACTCAGGATAACAGGATAGAGAGCCCAATTCCCATTCTTCCTCTGCCAACGCCTGATGCTGAAACAGAGAAACTCATCAAAATGAAAGATGAAGAG CTGCGGAGAATGCAGGAAATGTTGCAGAAAATGCAGCAGCAGATACAAGAACAATGA
- the SEPTIN5 gene encoding septin-5 isoform X6: MVAGESGLGKSTLVNSLFLTDLYKDRKLLNAEERISQTVEILKHTVDIEEKGVKLKLTIVDTPGFGDAVNNTECWKPITDYVDQQFEQYFRDESGLNRKNIQDNRVHCCLYFISPFGHGLRPVDVAFMKALHEKVNIVPLIAKADCLVPSEIRKLKDRVREEIEKFGIKVYQFPECDSDEDDEFKQQDKELKESAPFAVIGSNTVVEAKGQRVRGRLYPWGIVEVENQAHCDFVKLRNMLIRTHMHDLKDVTCDVHYENYRAQCIQQMTRQEETQNTAESKLTQDNRIESPIPILPLPTPDAETEKLIKMKDEELRRMQEMLQKMQQQIQEQ; encoded by the exons ATGGTTGCAG GAGAGTCGGGCCTAGGAAAGTCCACCCTGGTAAACAGCCTTTTTCTGACAGATCTCTACAAGGACAGAAAGTTGTTAAACGCAGAAG AACGGATCAGTCAGACAGTGGAGATTTTAAAGCACACGGTGGACATAGAGGAGAAGGGAGTGAAGCTGAAGCTGACTATAGTGGACACGCCAGGCTTTGGAGATGCTGTGAATAACACAGAATG CTGGAAGCCCATTACTGACTATGTAGACCAGCAGTTTGAGCAGTATTTCCGGGATGAGAGCGGACTGAACCGGAAAAACATTCAGGATAACAGAGTACACTGCTGCTTGTACTTCATCTCACCATTTGGGCACGG GCTGCGGCCGGTGGATGTGGCATTTATGAAAGCTCTGCATGAGAAGGTTAACATAGTTCCTTTGATTGCGAAGGCTGACTGCTTGGTACCAAGCGAAATTCGCAAGCTGAAAGATCGG GTCAGAGAGGAAATTGAAAAGTTTGGAATAAAAGTTTATCAGTTTCCAGAATGTGACTCAGATGAAGACGATGAGTTTAAACAGCAGGACAAGGAACTGAAG GAGAGTGCACCTTTTGCTGTAATTGGCAGCAATACAGTGGTAGAGGCCAAAGGTCAGAGGGTACGAGGTCGTCTCTATCCATGGGGCATTGTGGAAG TGGAGAACCAGGCACATTGTGACTTTGTGAAGCTGCGAAACATGCTGATCCGGACACACATGCATGATCTTAAGGATGTAACGTGCGATGTGCATTATGAGAACTACAGGGCACAGTGTATACAGCAGATGACGAG GCAAGAAGAAACTCAGAACACAGCAGAAAG TAAACTGACTCAGGATAACAGGATAGAGAGCCCAATTCCCATTCTTCCTCTGCCAACGCCTGATGCTGAAACAGAGAAACTCATCAAAATGAAAGATGAAGAG CTGCGGAGAATGCAGGAAATGTTGCAGAAAATGCAGCAGCAGATACAAGAACAATGA